One stretch of Clavibacter michiganensis DNA includes these proteins:
- a CDS encoding AMP-dependent synthetase/ligase has translation MEQHTMPAVVEARPDDNITDVLVHRVRTSPDAPLFALPDGSGGWSDVSASEFHRQVIALAKGLVAAGIEPGERIGMMCRTRYEWTLVDFAVFFAGAVLVPVYETSSPGQVHWNMQDSGAVAMILETAEHFSRFDEVHPELPAVRRVWQIDLGDLDKLAEQGVDVPDAEIERRRNIAVGSDMATLIYTSGTTGRPKGCILTHANFVELSRNAEVAMEEVVRVGASTLLFITTAHVFARFISILNVQAGVKTGHQADTTQLLPALASFKPTFLLAVPRVFEKVYNSSEQKAEGAGRGKVFRKAAEVAYAHSVAVDAGSVPLALKLQYKVFDALVYSKIRQAMGGRVRFAVSGSAPLGLRLGHFYRSLGLTILEGYGLTETTAPVSVNLVKGFRIGTVGPAMPGVATRITDEGEIQVKGVNVFDGYWQDEEATAAVFDDGWFRTGDLGSYDADGYLTITGRKKEIIVTAGGKNVAPAALEDPIRANPLVGQVVVAGDRRPFISALITLDPEMLKVWLANNGQDPAMTLEQASQNPAVLAEVQRAVDAANATVSRAESIRKFVVLPVELTEAAGHLTPKLSIKRQVVLDAFADVITRIYEAAPTTEGHSLVH, from the coding sequence GTGGAACAGCACACCATGCCCGCCGTCGTCGAGGCGAGACCCGACGACAACATCACCGACGTCCTGGTGCACCGCGTGAGGACGAGCCCCGACGCTCCGCTGTTCGCGCTGCCGGACGGGTCGGGCGGGTGGAGCGACGTCTCGGCGTCCGAGTTCCACCGCCAGGTGATCGCCCTCGCGAAGGGCCTCGTGGCCGCGGGGATCGAGCCGGGCGAGCGCATCGGGATGATGTGCCGGACGCGCTACGAGTGGACCCTCGTGGACTTCGCGGTGTTCTTCGCGGGAGCCGTCCTCGTCCCCGTCTACGAGACCTCCTCCCCCGGCCAGGTGCACTGGAACATGCAGGACTCCGGCGCGGTCGCGATGATCCTCGAGACGGCCGAGCACTTCTCGCGCTTCGACGAGGTCCACCCGGAGCTGCCCGCGGTGCGCCGCGTCTGGCAGATCGACCTCGGCGACCTGGACAAGCTCGCCGAGCAGGGCGTCGACGTGCCGGACGCCGAGATCGAGCGTCGCCGGAACATCGCGGTCGGCTCGGACATGGCGACCCTCATCTACACGTCGGGCACCACGGGGCGGCCGAAGGGCTGCATCCTCACGCACGCGAACTTCGTGGAGCTCTCGCGGAACGCCGAGGTCGCGATGGAGGAGGTGGTGCGGGTCGGCGCGTCCACGCTCCTCTTCATCACGACCGCGCACGTGTTCGCGCGCTTCATCTCCATCCTCAACGTGCAGGCGGGCGTGAAGACCGGGCACCAGGCCGACACCACGCAGCTCCTGCCCGCGCTCGCGTCGTTCAAGCCGACGTTCCTGCTCGCGGTGCCGCGCGTGTTCGAGAAGGTCTACAACTCCTCGGAGCAGAAGGCCGAGGGCGCCGGCCGCGGGAAGGTCTTCCGCAAGGCCGCCGAGGTCGCGTACGCGCACTCGGTCGCCGTCGACGCCGGATCGGTGCCGCTCGCGCTGAAGCTCCAGTACAAGGTGTTCGACGCGCTCGTGTACTCCAAGATCCGGCAGGCGATGGGCGGGCGCGTGCGCTTCGCGGTGAGCGGATCCGCGCCCCTCGGCCTCCGGCTCGGGCACTTCTACCGGTCGCTCGGCCTCACGATCCTCGAGGGCTACGGCCTGACGGAGACGACCGCGCCCGTCAGCGTGAACCTCGTCAAGGGATTCCGCATCGGCACGGTGGGGCCGGCGATGCCCGGCGTGGCGACGCGCATCACCGACGAGGGCGAGATCCAGGTCAAGGGCGTCAACGTCTTCGACGGCTACTGGCAGGACGAGGAGGCGACCGCGGCCGTCTTCGACGACGGCTGGTTCCGCACGGGCGACCTCGGCAGCTACGACGCCGACGGCTACCTCACGATCACGGGCCGCAAGAAGGAGATCATCGTGACGGCGGGCGGCAAGAACGTCGCGCCGGCCGCGCTCGAGGACCCGATCCGCGCGAACCCGCTCGTCGGGCAGGTCGTGGTCGCGGGCGACCGGCGGCCGTTCATCTCGGCGCTCATCACGCTGGATCCCGAGATGCTCAAGGTCTGGCTGGCGAACAACGGGCAGGATCCCGCCATGACGCTCGAGCAGGCGTCGCAGAACCCGGCGGTGCTCGCCGAGGTGCAGCGCGCGGTCGACGCGGCCAACGCGACGGTGTCGCGCGCGGAGTCCATCCGGAAGTTCGTCGTGCTGCCGGTGGAGCTGACCGAGGCGGCCGGGCACCTGACGCCGAAGCTCAGCATCAAGCGCCAGGTGGTGCTCGACGCGTTCGCCGACGTGATCACGCGGATCTACGAGGCGGCGCCGACGACCGAGGGGCACTCGCTGGTCCACTGA